The Lactobacillus sp. CBA3605 genome contains a region encoding:
- the pyrE gene encoding orotate phosphoribosyltransferase gives MTEIAATIATDLLTIKAVTLRPNDPFTWASGIHSPIYTDNRLTISYPQVRQHIAAGIAAVIRAQYPEAQVIAGVATAGIPHAAWVAQILNLPLIYVRSKPKDHGAGRQIEGVLKPDAKVVMLDDLISTGGSVLQAAKAVQAAGGDVLAVGAVFSYELAAATQNFAAANLPLFSLSNYTTLIKVARAANYIDDQELASLHAWREDPAAWA, from the coding sequence ATGACTGAAATAGCAGCAACAATTGCGACAGATTTATTAACGATTAAGGCGGTCACGTTACGTCCCAACGACCCATTTACTTGGGCTAGTGGGATTCATAGCCCCATTTATACGGATAATCGCTTAACGATTTCGTATCCTCAGGTTCGCCAACATATTGCTGCGGGGATTGCCGCAGTGATTCGTGCACAATATCCTGAAGCCCAAGTGATTGCGGGCGTCGCAACTGCGGGGATTCCACATGCGGCTTGGGTGGCGCAAATTCTGAATTTACCATTGATTTATGTGCGTTCTAAACCTAAGGATCATGGCGCTGGTCGTCAGATTGAAGGGGTCCTTAAACCGGATGCTAAAGTTGTTATGTTGGATGATTTAATCTCTACAGGTGGGAGCGTGCTCCAAGCAGCTAAAGCGGTTCAGGCCGCTGGGGGTGATGTTTTAGCGGTCGGTGCTGTTTTTAGTTATGAACTGGCTGCTGCCACGCAAAATTTTGCCGCTGCCAACTTGCCATTGTTTAGCTTGTCGAACTATACCACACTGATTAAAGTCGCTCGGGCCGCCAATTATATTGATGACCAAGAATTAGCCTCATTACATGCCTGGCGGGAAGATCCGGCCGCTTGGGCCTAA
- the pyrF gene encoding orotidine-5'-phosphate decarboxylase, translating into MSRPVIIALDFPTATQALAFLDRFPAQLSLTVKVGMELFYAAGPQIVTAIEARGHAVFLDLKLHDIPHTVGAAMQVIGRLGVRYTTVHAAGGAAMLTAAKQGLVAGAAERGLTAPQLLAITQLTSTSQTMLNDEQQIPGTVAASVVHYAKLAQTSGCDGVICSAQEVAAIHAAVGPDFIGITPGIRPLTAATDDQQRVMTPAAAAQAGSNGLVVGRPITQATDPYQAYQQILTEWSASND; encoded by the coding sequence ATGAGTCGACCAGTGATAATCGCCTTGGATTTTCCAACTGCAACGCAAGCATTGGCTTTTTTAGACCGCTTTCCGGCACAGTTATCGTTAACGGTTAAAGTGGGCATGGAACTCTTTTACGCTGCTGGACCACAGATTGTAACGGCCATTGAAGCGCGGGGGCATGCGGTGTTTTTGGATTTAAAGCTCCATGATATTCCCCATACGGTAGGTGCAGCGATGCAGGTCATCGGTCGGTTAGGTGTTCGTTATACGACGGTTCATGCCGCCGGTGGAGCAGCTATGTTGACGGCAGCAAAACAGGGCCTGGTCGCGGGAGCTGCTGAACGTGGGTTAACAGCACCGCAGTTATTGGCGATTACCCAACTGACATCGACCAGTCAAACGATGTTGAATGATGAGCAACAAATTCCTGGCACCGTTGCTGCCAGTGTGGTGCACTATGCAAAATTAGCGCAGACGAGTGGGTGTGACGGGGTTATTTGCTCCGCCCAAGAAGTGGCAGCAATTCATGCCGCCGTTGGCCCGGATTTTATTGGCATTACGCCGGGAATCCGCCCACTAACAGCGGCGACTGACGATCAGCAACGGGTGATGACGCCAGCAGCAGCGGCGCAAGCCGGTAGTAATGGCTTAGTTGTCGGTCGACCGATTACCCAAGCAACTGATCCGTATCAAGCATATCAACAAATTTTAACTGAATGGAGTGCTAGCAATGACTGA
- a CDS encoding dihydroorotate dehydrogenase, with protein MERLAVNLAGVTFKNPVMPASGTAAYGQTMAQQLALGDLGGLVIKSTTAQPRVGNPRPTTAVTSAGWLNAIGLKNPGIENVLAEKLPWLATHYPDLPVVGSVAGNTFDEYVTVAQQMATAPNVKLLEINISCPNVDHGGLAFGTDPAVVEALTRQIVTAVDKPVFMKLTPNVTAIVPIAQAAEAGGAAGLTMINTLTGMGIDLQTRQPILAHGTGGLSGKAIHPLAVRMIHEVRQHTKLPIIGVGGVFTPADVLEFYLAGANAVQVGAATYGQPTACTDIIAGLPAAMDQYGITSLTQLISEVQG; from the coding sequence ATGGAACGATTAGCAGTTAATTTAGCAGGGGTAACGTTTAAAAATCCAGTGATGCCCGCCAGCGGTACAGCCGCTTATGGTCAAACGATGGCGCAACAATTAGCACTGGGTGATTTGGGTGGCCTCGTGATAAAATCCACAACTGCCCAACCTCGCGTGGGTAATCCACGACCAACAACTGCAGTAACGTCTGCTGGTTGGTTGAATGCGATTGGGTTGAAAAATCCAGGCATCGAAAATGTGTTGGCAGAAAAGTTGCCATGGCTAGCGACGCATTATCCAGATTTACCAGTCGTTGGGAGTGTAGCCGGTAACACATTTGACGAATATGTGACAGTGGCCCAACAAATGGCAACGGCACCGAACGTTAAATTACTGGAAATTAATATTTCATGTCCCAATGTTGATCACGGTGGCTTGGCGTTTGGCACTGACCCAGCCGTGGTGGAAGCTCTAACACGACAAATTGTGACGGCGGTTGATAAACCTGTTTTTATGAAGCTAACGCCGAATGTAACGGCAATTGTTCCAATTGCGCAAGCCGCTGAAGCTGGCGGGGCTGCCGGATTAACTATGATTAATACGCTAACGGGGATGGGGATTGATTTGCAGACCCGGCAACCCATTTTAGCGCATGGCACTGGTGGTTTATCTGGCAAAGCTATTCATCCATTAGCTGTGCGGATGATTCATGAAGTTCGGCAACACACCAAGTTACCAATTATTGGTGTCGGAGGCGTCTTTACGCCAGCCGATGTATTGGAATTTTACTTAGCCGGTGCCAATGCAGTCCAAGTTGGCGCAGCGACGTATGGGCAGCCGACCGCCTGCACGGATATTATTGCGGGTTTGCCTGCAGCAATGGATCAATATGGGATTACGAGCTTAACCCAATTGATTTCGGAGGTGCAAGGATGA
- the carB gene encoding carbamoyl-phosphate synthase large subunit, with translation MPKRTDIHKIMVIGSGPIIIGQAAEFDYSGTQACLALKELGYEVVLVNSNPATIMTDKEIADQVYLEPITLEFVSQILRKEHPDAILPTLGGQQGLNMAMELADSGILTALKIELLGTKLSAIDQAEDREKFKELMETLGEPVPASGIAYTVEDAVSFATTTGYPVIVRPAFTMGGTGGGIAENEVDLRTIAENGLALSPVTQVLIEQSIAGYKEIEFEVMRDAADNAMVVCNMENFDPVGIHTGDSIVYAPVQTLSDREVQRLRDASLKIIRALKIEGGCNVQLALDPNSFNYYIIEVNPRVSRSSALASKATGYPIAKMAAKIAVGLHLDEIKNPVTGTTYAEFEPALDYVVCKIPRWPFDKFTHADRRLGTQMKATGEVMAIGRNIEEATLKAVRSLEIGHTYIDDPALATVDDDTLSDKLIHAQDDRLFYLAAAIRRGYQIEDLAELTKINVFYLDKLLHLIELERALTAQPDNLEILTTAKQNGFADATVANLWHETVDTVRHFRQANQLTPVYKMVDTCAGEFASTTPYYYGTYETENESQVSARQSVLVLGSGPIRIGQGVEFDYATVHSVKAIQQAGYEAIIMNSNPETVSTDFSISDKLYFEPLTLEDVLNVIDLEQPLGVIVQFGGQTAINLAAPLAKRGVKILGTSVADVNRAEDRDEFDRVIKQLQIPQPAGDTASDEATALAIADRLGYPVLVRPSYVLGGRAMEIVKKRADLDYYMHNAVQVSHDHPVLVDRYLVGKECEVDAICDGETVLIPGIMEHIERAGVHSGDSMAVYPPQSLSAVVQQQIVTYTKQLALTLNCIGMMNIQFVIHDEQVYVIEVNPRASRTVPFLSKVTGIPMARVATRVILGQTLQAQGYATGLVQPGPLVHVKAPVFSFSKLNRVDSLLGPEMKSTGEVMGSDQTMAKALYKAFEAAKLHVPSHGNVLITVRDDDKPEARQLAQRFHELGFQLMATSGTATDLTAAGLPVKVVNKIATGEHDLRHQMEAGQVQVVINTVSDEEQAENDGTLIRNTAIAHGIPLFTALDTVAAILQVLESQSFVTQAL, from the coding sequence ATGCCTAAACGCACAGATATTCATAAAATTATGGTCATTGGTTCGGGCCCCATTATTATTGGGCAAGCTGCTGAATTTGATTATTCTGGGACCCAAGCTTGCTTAGCTTTAAAAGAACTTGGCTATGAAGTTGTTTTAGTTAACTCAAATCCAGCGACCATTATGACGGACAAAGAAATTGCCGATCAGGTTTACTTAGAACCAATCACTTTAGAGTTCGTTTCGCAAATTCTGCGTAAGGAACATCCGGATGCCATTCTGCCGACTTTAGGTGGACAACAAGGGCTAAATATGGCGATGGAATTAGCAGATTCCGGTATTTTAACAGCACTTAAAATTGAATTATTGGGAACCAAGTTGAGTGCAATTGACCAAGCAGAAGATCGCGAGAAATTCAAAGAACTGATGGAGACCTTAGGTGAACCCGTTCCAGCTTCAGGGATTGCTTATACGGTTGAAGATGCTGTATCTTTTGCAACAACGACCGGCTATCCGGTCATCGTGCGCCCGGCCTTTACTATGGGTGGCACGGGCGGTGGGATTGCTGAAAACGAAGTCGACTTACGGACGATTGCTGAAAATGGGTTGGCGTTGTCGCCAGTGACCCAAGTCTTGATTGAACAAAGCATTGCTGGGTATAAAGAAATTGAATTTGAAGTCATGCGGGATGCGGCCGATAATGCGATGGTAGTTTGTAACATGGAAAACTTCGACCCCGTGGGAATTCATACCGGGGATTCGATTGTGTATGCGCCCGTCCAAACCTTATCTGATCGTGAAGTGCAACGTTTACGGGATGCATCGTTAAAGATTATTCGGGCATTGAAAATTGAAGGGGGCTGCAATGTTCAACTTGCCTTAGACCCTAACAGTTTTAACTATTATATTATCGAAGTGAACCCCCGGGTAAGTCGGTCATCGGCCTTAGCCTCTAAGGCGACGGGGTATCCCATTGCGAAAATGGCTGCCAAAATTGCGGTCGGGTTGCACTTAGACGAAATTAAAAATCCGGTTACTGGTACCACGTATGCGGAGTTTGAACCGGCATTGGATTACGTGGTTTGCAAGATTCCACGGTGGCCATTTGATAAATTTACCCATGCTGATCGGCGTCTTGGCACCCAAATGAAAGCCACTGGCGAAGTGATGGCCATTGGGCGTAATATCGAAGAAGCCACGTTAAAAGCGGTCCGCTCCCTAGAAATTGGTCATACTTATATTGATGACCCGGCATTAGCAACGGTTGACGACGATACGCTTAGCGATAAGCTGATTCATGCGCAAGATGACCGGCTATTTTACTTAGCCGCGGCGATTCGTCGGGGGTATCAGATTGAAGACTTAGCGGAATTAACCAAGATTAACGTATTCTACTTGGATAAATTATTACATTTGATTGAACTTGAACGAGCGTTAACCGCGCAGCCGGATAATCTGGAAATCCTGACAACTGCTAAACAAAATGGGTTTGCGGATGCGACGGTGGCCAATTTATGGCACGAAACAGTTGATACCGTTCGCCATTTTCGGCAAGCTAATCAGTTAACGCCGGTTTATAAGATGGTGGATACTTGTGCAGGTGAATTTGCTTCCACGACGCCGTATTACTATGGCACGTATGAGACTGAAAATGAAAGTCAGGTTAGTGCACGCCAATCGGTCTTAGTTCTTGGTTCTGGACCGATTCGGATTGGGCAAGGTGTGGAATTTGATTATGCCACGGTTCATTCAGTTAAAGCAATTCAACAAGCTGGTTATGAAGCGATTATTATGAATAGCAATCCAGAAACAGTTTCAACCGATTTCTCGATTTCCGATAAACTATATTTTGAACCTTTGACCTTAGAAGATGTTTTGAATGTGATTGATTTGGAACAGCCCTTAGGGGTTATCGTGCAATTTGGGGGTCAGACTGCGATTAATTTAGCTGCGCCGTTAGCAAAACGTGGTGTTAAAATTCTTGGCACCAGCGTGGCGGATGTGAACCGTGCTGAAGACCGCGATGAATTTGATCGGGTGATTAAGCAATTACAGATTCCACAACCAGCTGGCGATACGGCTAGTGATGAAGCCACGGCATTGGCGATTGCGGACCGCTTAGGCTATCCGGTCTTAGTTCGGCCAAGTTATGTATTAGGTGGTCGGGCGATGGAAATCGTTAAAAAACGGGCGGATTTGGACTATTACATGCATAATGCGGTCCAAGTCTCTCATGACCATCCGGTGTTAGTGGACCGATATTTAGTCGGTAAAGAATGTGAAGTGGACGCCATCTGTGATGGTGAAACGGTCTTGATTCCGGGCATTATGGAACATATCGAACGAGCGGGCGTCCATTCGGGAGACTCGATGGCCGTCTATCCGCCACAATCACTTTCGGCAGTGGTGCAACAACAAATTGTGACTTATACGAAACAATTGGCCCTGACTTTAAACTGCATCGGTATGATGAATATTCAATTTGTCATTCACGATGAGCAAGTGTATGTGATTGAAGTTAATCCCCGGGCTAGTCGGACGGTGCCATTTTTAAGCAAGGTTACCGGGATTCCGATGGCCCGGGTCGCAACGCGTGTTATTCTAGGACAAACCCTGCAAGCGCAAGGCTATGCGACGGGCTTAGTGCAGCCGGGGCCACTCGTACATGTTAAAGCCCCAGTCTTCTCATTTTCCAAGTTGAACCGTGTTGACAGTCTGTTAGGACCAGAAATGAAGTCTACTGGTGAAGTGATGGGGAGCGATCAGACGATGGCAAAAGCGTTATATAAAGCTTTTGAAGCAGCAAAACTCCACGTACCGAGCCATGGCAATGTCTTGATTACGGTGCGCGATGATGATAAACCTGAAGCGCGGCAATTAGCCCAACGGTTCCATGAACTGGGCTTCCAATTAATGGCGACTAGTGGCACTGCCACGGACCTGACCGCAGCTGGCTTACCAGTCAAGGTGGTCAATAAAATTGCAACCGGTGAACATGACTTACGCCATCAAATGGAGGCGGGACAAGTTCAAGTGGTAATTAATACCGTTTCAGATGAAGAACAAGCTGAAAACGATGGGACGTTGATTCGTAATACGGCAATTGCCCATGGCATTCCGTTGTTTACCGCTTTAGATACGGTTGCTGCAATTTTGCAAGTCTTAGAATCACAATCATTTGTGACGCAAGCCTTATAA
- a CDS encoding carbamoyl phosphate synthase small subunit, with protein sequence MKRYLVLADGTIYPGTAFGAPTVALGELVFNTGMSGYQESITDQSYNGEILMFTYPLIGNYGINRDDHESITPTCKGVVVHELARRASNWRSEMSLDDYLKMTGIPGITGIDTRAVTKHIRTMGAMKATIVDTVKSDTVTRLQATVLNAAVVAESSTTNAYPNPATGPNVVVVDFGLKHSILRELAKRQCNVTVLPYNTTASQILALNPDGIMLTNGPGDPKAVPEALTMIREVEKHVPLFGICLGHQLFALANGADTFKMKFGHRGFNHPVREIATGRIDFTSQNHGYAVDRASLVQTDLMITHEEINDGTVEGVRHRHYPAFSVQYHPDAAPGPHDADHVFDEFIDLMAAQATTQKGSNFNA encoded by the coding sequence ATGAAACGATATTTAGTCTTAGCGGATGGGACAATTTATCCCGGTACCGCTTTTGGGGCGCCAACAGTTGCACTCGGTGAGTTAGTTTTTAATACCGGCATGAGTGGGTACCAAGAATCGATTACAGATCAATCATATAATGGTGAAATCTTGATGTTTACCTATCCTTTAATTGGTAATTATGGGATTAATCGTGATGATCATGAATCAATAACACCGACTTGTAAAGGCGTGGTCGTGCATGAACTTGCCCGTCGTGCCAGCAATTGGCGTAGTGAAATGTCGTTGGATGATTACTTGAAAATGACAGGAATTCCTGGGATTACGGGGATTGATACGCGTGCAGTAACGAAGCATATTCGGACGATGGGAGCGATGAAGGCGACCATTGTGGATACGGTTAAATCAGATACTGTGACGCGGCTACAGGCCACAGTCTTGAATGCGGCCGTTGTGGCTGAAAGTTCTACCACCAATGCTTATCCGAATCCAGCTACTGGACCCAACGTGGTCGTGGTTGATTTCGGGTTGAAACATTCCATTTTGCGAGAATTAGCTAAACGACAATGTAACGTGACCGTGTTACCGTACAACACGACGGCTAGCCAAATTCTAGCGTTAAATCCAGATGGGATCATGTTAACGAATGGCCCGGGTGATCCTAAAGCGGTGCCTGAAGCGTTGACGATGATTCGTGAAGTTGAAAAGCACGTGCCACTCTTTGGTATTTGTTTAGGGCACCAGTTATTTGCTTTAGCAAATGGGGCCGATACTTTCAAAATGAAATTTGGACATCGGGGCTTCAATCATCCGGTGCGAGAAATTGCGACGGGCCGAATTGACTTTACGTCCCAAAATCATGGTTATGCGGTGGATCGGGCCTCATTAGTACAAACCGACTTGATGATAACGCACGAAGAAATTAATGACGGTACCGTCGAAGGCGTTAGACATCGGCACTATCCGGCCTTTTCAGTTCAATATCATCCGGACGCCGCCCCGGGCCCCCATGATGCTGACCATGTTTTTGATGAATTTATTGATTTAATGGCTGCACAAGCAACGACGCAGAAAGGAAGCAATTTCAATGCCTAA